DNA sequence from the Amycolatopsis sp. Hca4 genome:
TGGCCGTACCGCTCGGCCATGCAGCCGACGGCGACGACCTTCTTGCCCGTGTCGGACGCGGCGAGCAGCGTGTCGACGGAGTCCTTTTTGGCCGACTCGACGAAGCCGCAGGTGTTGACCACGACGACGTCGGAGTCCTCCGGGTCGGCCGCCAGCTCCCAGCCGCCGGCCGCGAGCCGGCCCGCGAGCTCCTCCGAGTCGACCTCGTTGCGGGCGCAGCCCAGGGTCAGCAGGGAGACGCGTCGGGTGGCAGCTGGGTCCGCGGCAGGGGAAGGCACGACGTTCAGGGTAGCCGCCGGTCCCGGGCGGCCCGACGACGGCGTAGCCCGGTCGTGTCCCCGCGCACGACGGGCGATGTGGCAGGCTTGACGATCGTGCTGTCCGACTCGCCCCGCCCGGCCGTCCGCCGCGCCCGCATCGCCGACGTCCGCAAGATCAAGGCCCTGGTCGACTCGGACGCGGGCCGCGTCCTGCTGGAGAAGGACCTGGTCACGCTGTACGAGGACGTCCAGGAGTTCTGGGTCGCCGAGGTGGGTGACGAGGTGGTCGGCGCGGCCGCGCTGCACGTGCTCTGGGAGGACATCGCCGAGCTGCGCACGGTCGTGGTCGACAAGGCCGTCCGCGGCCAGGGGGTCGGCCGGGTGCTGGTCGCCCGGCTGGTCGACGAGGCACGTGAGCTGGGCCTCAAGCGCCTGTTCGTGCTGACCTTCGAAACGGGGTTCTTCGCCGGGCACGGGTTCGTGGAGATCGACGGCACGCCGGTGTCGCACGAGGTCTACGAGGAGATGCGG
Encoded proteins:
- a CDS encoding amino-acid N-acetyltransferase, with the protein product MLSDSPRPAVRRARIADVRKIKALVDSDAGRVLLEKDLVTLYEDVQEFWVAEVGDEVVGAAALHVLWEDIAELRTVVVDKAVRGQGVGRVLVARLVDEARELGLKRLFVLTFETGFFAGHGFVEIDGTPVSHEVYEEMRRSHDTGVAEFLDLPYVKPNTLGNSRMLLEL